In Torulaspora globosa chromosome 1, complete sequence, a genomic segment contains:
- the NOC2 gene encoding mRNA-binding ribosome synthesis protein NOC2 (ancestral locus Anc_8.617) — MGKVSKATKKFQSKHLKRTLDHRREQKEHRKRSQGRRGNKSEQEKQNAALTKDEQKLKKSAKEEVFKDMSVEKLFENGFEVPKGAKKGKRKQNESDQDDSSSEEEDMAQNMAELSEKDPEFYQYLKENDKELLDFKATNPLDGIDDSESEEEDDKDTKEADEDTQGAGETEKIELTLKLVRQWKKQLQGNANLKLIRNIVTAFKVVVNLNKEDSVEEYKYTATDEKAIHELLFVALKDLPTAIQKLVPYKVVKGSRTLPTGSNVSKLSSIMKSHASALLVVLDDITNTETAALILHSVDQLLPYFLSHRKLLKEIVKSIVGVWSTTRDLETQIAAFAFLHNASKEFKKSTLELVLKTTYSTFIKSCRQTNMRTMPLINFQKNSAAELFSIDETLGYQVGFEYIRQLAIHLRNSMNATTKKTAKSNPAEAYKIVYNRQYCHSLDFWSRVLSLSCNPEKERNNVSQLRQLIYPLVQVTLGTIRLIPTPQFFPLRFYLIRSLIRLSQNTGVFIPIFPLLSEILVSSAFTKVPKKKENLEAFDFDHNIKCTKAYLGTRVYHEGLAEQFVDLVGEYFVLYCKNVAFPELASPAIISLRRYIKSSKNVRYNKQLSNIVEKLDQNSSFIQKARANVEFSPTLRTEVNRFLNDTPWEKTPLGSYVTVQREIKEEKARILRESMEEEDKEKEISLNAEKDIEMSD; from the coding sequence ATGGGTAAAGTCTCAAAGGCTACAAAGAAGTTTCAGTCGAAGCATTTGAAGCGGACGCTGGACCATCGTAGAGAGCAGAAGGAACACAGGAAAAGAAGCCAAGGGCGTCGTGGCAATAAATCAGAACAGGAGAAACAGAATGCTGCTTTGACGAAAGATGagcagaagctgaaaaaatCTGCAAAAGAGgaagttttcaaagatatGTCAGTGGAAAAACTGTTCGAAAATGGGTTCGAAGTTCCAAAAGGCGccaagaagggcaagaggaagcagaaTGAGTCAGATCAAGAcgattcttcatctgaggaagaagatatGGCACAAAACATGGCCGAGCTTTCGGAAAAGGACCCTGAATTCTACCAGTATCTGAAAGAGAATGATAAAGAATTGCTTGATTTCAAGGCTACGAATCCGCTAGACGGCATCGATGACAGtgaaagcgaagaagaggacgacaAGGATACAAAAGAGGCGGATGAAGACACTCAGGGTGCTGGAGAAACGGAAAAAATCGAGCTTACTTTGAAGTTGGTCAGGCAGTGGAAAAAACAACTGCAAGGCAATGCCAATCTGAAGCTTATCAGGAACATCGTGACTGCGTTTAAAGTGGTGGTGAACTTAAACAAGGAAGATAGCGTTGAAGAATACAAATACACTGCAACGGATGAAAAAGCGATCCACGAACTGTTATTCGTTGCCCTGAAGGACCTGCCAACAGCGATTCAAAAATTGGTTCCTTACAAAGTGGTGAAAGGCTCCAGAACGTTGCCAACTGGTTCCAATGTTTCCAAATTGTCTTCGATTATGAAATCCCACGCAAGTGCCTTGCTTGTTGTTTTGGATGATATCACCAACACTGAGACTGCCGCGCTCATTTTGCATTCTGTTGATCAGCTACTACCCTATTTCCTTTCCCACagaaagcttttgaaagagatcGTCAAGAGTATCGTTGGAGTATGGTCCACTACCAGGGATTTAGAGACACAAATAGCAGCGTTTGCTTTCTTACACAATGCATCGAAGGAATTCAAGAAGTCTACGCTGGAACTTGTGCTAAAAACGACTTACtccactttcatcaagagcTGTCGTCAGACAAATATGCGTACCATGCCTTTGATAAATTTCCAAAAGAACTCAGCCGCGGAATTATTCAGCATCGACGAAACTTTGGGTTACCAGGTTGGTTTCGAATACATCAGACAGTTAGCTATTCATCTGAGGAATTCAATGAATGCTACCACGAAAAAGACCGCGAAATCCAATCCTGCAGAGGCGTACAAGATCGTCTACAACAGGCAATATTGTCATTCCCTAGACTTTTGGTCTCGTGTGCTTTCCTTGTCCTGCAATccagagaaagagagaaaCAACGTATCCCAGTTGAGACAACTGATCTATCCATTAGTCCAAGTGACGTTGGGTACCATTAGACTGATTCCAACACCGCAGTTTTTCCCCTTGAGGTTCTATTTAATCAGATCGCTGATCAGATTGTCGCAAAATACTGGCGTCTTCATTCCTATATTCCCACTGCTATCTGAAATACTAGTATCATCTGCATTCACCAAAGTACCAAAAAAGAAAGAGAACCTGGAGGCCTTTGACTTTGACCACAACATTAAGTGTACCAAAGCCTATCTTGGAACCCGAGTCTATCACGAAGGCCTGGCCGAGCAATTCGTCGATTTGGTGGGAGAGTACTTCGTTCTTTACTGCAAGAACGTCGCTTTCCCTGAGCTTGCCAGTCCTGCTATAATTTCTCTACGTCGGTATATCAAGAGCTCAAAGAATGTCAGATATAACAAGCAACTGTCCAACATTGTCGAGAAGCTTGATCAGAACAGCTCATTCATTCAAAAGGCTAGGGCCAACGTCGAGTTCAGTCCAACTCTCAGAACTGAAGTGAACAGGTTCTTGAACGACACGCCATGGGAGAAAACACCTTTAGGGTCTTACGTTACTGTTCAACGTGAAATCAAGGAGGAGAAAGCCAGAATACTCAGAGAGAGCatggaggaagaagacaagGAAAAGGAGATTTCCTTGAATGCCGAGAAAGATATCGAGATGTCTGACTGA
- the MEI5 gene encoding Mei5p (ancestral locus Anc_8.618), giving the protein MDDTTMVDSSPAGVAEKPYKNKAGDRAACASTSRRSGPRKTVQKRDVSVEDRKLATQTRLLFNELSRQKASYKKHIDQLKQAIKILESFETEERILDLISKWRGVSQAGMSYMLNSTLLKIDKMGGYEELLRRECEAEKRKIEYQFSDNLQEDMEAVFESEDFQALSEEMQQEYREQMMEQVKEAQIRKEKEFAEIELKMKQSAGQEMSMQELSKRMKLEYSMIFPD; this is encoded by the coding sequence atgGATGACACTACTATGGTAGACAGCTCACCTGCTGGTGTAGCAGAGAAGCCATACAAGAACAAAGCTGGTGACAGAGCTGCTTGTGCATCTACAAGTCGTCGCAGTGGCCCTCGCAAGACAGTTCAAAAGAGGGATGTCTCAGTGGAGGATCGGAAGTTGGCCACGCAAACCAGACTCTTGTTCAACGAGCTATCGCGGCAGAAAGCGTCATATAAGAAGCATatcgatcaattgaagcaGGCCATCAAGATTCTGGAGAGCTTTGAGACGGAAGAGCGAATCCTTGACCTTATCTCGAAATGGAGAGGAGTCTCGCAAGCTGGCATGTCGTACATGCTAAATTCTACATTGCTTAAGATTGATAAAATGGGAGGTTATGAAGAGCTATTAAGAAGAGAATgtgaagctgaaaagagaaagattGAATACCAGTTCAGTGACAATTTGCAGGAGGATATGGAAGCTGTCTTTGAGTCTGAGGACTTTCAAGCGCTGTCGGAGGAAATGCAACAAGAATACAGGGAGCAGATGATGGAGCAGGTCAAAGAGGCTCAAATACGCAAAGAAAAGGAGTTTGCAGAAATTGAATTAAAAATGAAACAGAGCGCAGGCCAAGAGATGTCAATGCAAGAGTTATCGAAAAGGATGAAGTTGGAATATTCGATGATTTTCCCCGATTAG